The following proteins come from a genomic window of Acetivibrio cellulolyticus CD2:
- a CDS encoding Fic family protein: protein MEIPLCIIVLTSAQNSNRIVHKHGALCRKNVKVGVTMRGFNYKIIQNELFCSEIMNLVSAIHEFKGKQELFIEAKSDILNSMLEIAKVQSTGASNRIEGIYTSDERLDAIVRDKAEPRNRSESEIAGYREVLQLIHENYDYMTPRTNIILQLHRDLYQFSPSTIGGRYKNSDNVIAETDVEGNKKIRFEPISSFDTPEAMERLTDTFIEAINEEKHDPLLLIPMFILDFLCIHPFNDGNGRMSRLLTLMLLYRSGYIVGKYISMEMIIEKTKETYYDVLQSSSQFWHEGKNNYFPFVKYYLEIILSAYKEFSSRVEHLKNRNLSKPERIRLLFENTLKRLSKRDIHEKCPDISTSTIEVTLNGLLKDGYIIKTGAGKNTAYIRNTDYEK from the coding sequence ATGGAAATTCCTTTGTGCATAATTGTGTTGACTTCTGCACAAAACAGTAATAGAATTGTGCATAAACATGGTGCGTTGTGCAGAAAGAATGTGAAAGTGGGTGTTACAATGAGGGGATTTAACTATAAAATTATACAAAATGAGTTGTTTTGCAGCGAAATAATGAACCTCGTATCAGCTATACATGAGTTTAAAGGAAAACAGGAATTATTCATTGAAGCAAAATCGGACATCTTAAACTCAATGCTTGAGATTGCAAAAGTTCAAAGCACTGGTGCCTCTAACAGAATTGAAGGAATATATACTTCAGATGAGCGCCTTGATGCAATAGTTAGAGACAAGGCTGAACCTCGTAATCGTTCGGAATCGGAAATAGCAGGCTACAGAGAAGTACTGCAGTTGATTCATGAAAACTATGATTACATGACACCGAGAACAAACATTATTTTACAGCTGCACCGAGATCTTTACCAATTCAGTCCTTCAACAATTGGAGGACGGTATAAAAACTCTGATAACGTTATTGCTGAAACAGACGTTGAAGGCAATAAAAAGATTCGATTTGAGCCAATATCTTCATTTGATACACCGGAAGCAATGGAAAGGCTGACGGATACATTTATTGAGGCAATAAATGAAGAAAAGCATGACCCTTTGCTCCTAATACCAATGTTTATTTTGGACTTCTTATGCATACATCCGTTCAATGACGGAAATGGACGGATGAGCAGACTGTTGACTCTTATGCTACTGTATAGATCAGGATATATAGTTGGTAAATATATAAGTATGGAAATGATTATCGAAAAAACAAAGGAAACCTATTATGACGTGCTGCAGTCAAGTTCTCAGTTTTGGCATGAAGGAAAAAATAATTATTTTCCTTTTGTTAAGTATTATTTGGAGATTATTCTAAGTGCATATAAAGAATTTTCTTCAAGAGTTGAGCACCTGAAGAACCGGAACTTATCAAAGCCGGAGAGAATAAGGCTGCTGTTTGAAAATACCTTGAAGAGACTGTCCAAACGGGATATTCATGAAAAGTGTCCGGATATAAGCACTTCAACAATAGAGGTCACACTTAATGGACTGCTGAAGGACGGATATATAATAAAGACTGGAGCGGGGAAAAACACAGCATATATCAGAAATACTGATTATGAGAAGTGA
- a CDS encoding ATP-binding protein, whose protein sequence is MKRKIEQKLLEWKDKSDRMPLIINGARQVGKTYILREFGYRYYKNVVYINLEINYAVASYFTETISPEKIIRYLEATVGEEIVPGQTLIILDEIQSCERALTSLKYFCEDAPEFHIVAAGSLLGVAINRQNYSFPVGKVETITLYPFDFEEFLFAMNEELLIKEIKRCFDGMEPMPEGLHKKAIELYRMYLIIGGMPACINAFNKNKKLLDVPNIQKEILDNYIADMAKYSSNTESVKIRACYNSIPTQLAKDNKKFQYKVVQKGGSASVFGVSIEWLSLAGVVLKCQKIEHAFEPIAVYADLSSFKLYMGDVGLLGLKSGISHQSILSGDGNIFVGAMTENYVAQELTAKGYNIFYWSSEHSAELDFVIQKENRIYGVEVKKGEHTKSKSLGVFSQKYGDAIPIRVSSKNFGMTDKVKAVPLYAVFCI, encoded by the coding sequence ATGAAAAGAAAAATTGAACAAAAACTTCTAGAATGGAAAGATAAATCCGACAGAATGCCATTAATAATCAATGGTGCTCGTCAGGTTGGAAAAACATATATATTGCGTGAATTTGGATATCGATATTATAAAAATGTAGTGTATATAAATTTGGAGATAAATTATGCAGTTGCTTCATATTTTACAGAAACAATATCACCGGAAAAGATAATTCGTTATCTTGAAGCGACAGTAGGAGAGGAAATTGTTCCAGGGCAGACTCTGATTATTCTTGATGAAATACAATCCTGTGAGCGTGCTCTTACATCTTTAAAGTATTTCTGTGAGGATGCTCCTGAATTTCATATAGTTGCTGCAGGAAGTTTACTTGGAGTTGCAATTAACAGGCAAAACTATTCGTTTCCTGTAGGTAAGGTGGAAACAATAACTCTATATCCCTTTGACTTTGAGGAATTTCTTTTTGCTATGAATGAAGAACTTTTGATTAAAGAGATAAAACGTTGTTTTGATGGTATGGAACCTATGCCTGAAGGCCTTCATAAAAAGGCAATTGAACTCTATCGCATGTATCTTATTATTGGAGGTATGCCAGCATGTATAAATGCTTTTAATAAAAACAAAAAGCTATTGGATGTTCCTAATATTCAAAAAGAGATTTTAGATAACTATATTGCTGATATGGCGAAATATTCAAGCAATACAGAAAGCGTAAAAATAAGGGCTTGCTATAATTCTATTCCAACACAGCTTGCAAAAGACAATAAAAAGTTTCAGTATAAGGTTGTGCAGAAGGGCGGAAGTGCTTCTGTATTCGGAGTATCTATTGAATGGTTGTCTCTTGCAGGAGTTGTTTTGAAATGCCAGAAGATTGAGCATGCTTTTGAGCCTATAGCAGTATATGCTGATTTGTCATCCTTCAAGCTTTATATGGGTGACGTAGGGCTTTTGGGCTTGAAATCGGGTATTTCTCATCAGAGTATACTTTCGGGTGATGGTAATATATTTGTAGGTGCTATGACTGAAAATTACGTTGCACAGGAATTGACAGCAAAGGGTTACAATATTTTTTACTGGAGCAGTGAACATTCAGCTGAGCTTGATTTTGTGATTCAGAAGGAAAACCGTATATATGGTGTTGAGGTCAAGAAAGGGGAGCATACCAAATCGAAAAGTCTTGGAGTGTTTAGTCAGAAGTATGGAGATGCTATTCCTATAAGAGTTTCTTCAAAGAACTTTGGTATGACAGATAAGGTCAAAGCAGTTCCGCTGTATGCTGTGTTTTGTATTTGA
- a CDS encoding PP2C family protein-serine/threonine phosphatase, producing the protein MRLCNCKEGESSPDVDGYCENCGLLCKPKLNKVLKDNSRNHFEISATPNLALVSSIGLNHCENQDYGNVLIKDENIVMVVSDGVSATEDASYASTTAVNTVCGLLLEYTPDTDPKEVMRNAIETANIEIQKKHSTEGFSISAECTVVAALVVNNTVTIGWVGDSRAYMICDKDIKLTIDDSWLEETVSAGKMSYKEALENKFVHCITQSLGTSNQDVDIHIIQTEIEKGQLLLLCSDGLWNCFENDNSFIDHVNEYNLEDLLILCNSFVDKAKLLGSNDDITVAIYKY; encoded by the coding sequence ATGAGATTATGTAATTGTAAAGAAGGCGAAAGCAGCCCTGATGTTGACGGATACTGTGAGAACTGTGGACTTCTGTGCAAACCTAAACTTAATAAAGTGCTTAAGGATAATTCCAGAAATCATTTTGAAATTTCAGCCACTCCAAATCTAGCTTTAGTAAGTAGTATAGGTTTAAATCATTGTGAAAATCAGGATTACGGTAATGTCCTTATTAAAGATGAAAATATCGTTATGGTAGTGTCTGACGGTGTTTCAGCTACAGAAGATGCATCTTACGCTTCAACTACAGCAGTTAATACCGTCTGTGGTCTATTATTGGAATATACTCCTGATACTGACCCTAAGGAAGTTATGAGAAATGCCATAGAGACTGCTAATATCGAAATTCAAAAAAAGCATAGTACTGAAGGCTTTTCTATAAGTGCTGAATGTACTGTTGTTGCTGCATTAGTTGTGAATAATACCGTTACTATAGGCTGGGTTGGAGACAGTAGAGCATATATGATATGTGACAAAGATATTAAACTTACAATTGATGATTCTTGGCTCGAAGAAACAGTAAGCGCTGGCAAAATGAGCTATAAGGAAGCTTTAGAAAATAAATTTGTTCACTGCATTACTCAATCATTAGGGACGAGTAACCAGGATGTTGATATTCATATAATTCAAACAGAGATTGAAAAGGGCCAGCTATTGCTTCTTTGCTCTGATGGTCTGTGGAATTGTTTTGAAAATGATAATAGTTTTATAGACCATGTTAATGAATACAACTTGGAAGATTTGTTAATTCTCTGCAATAGCTTTGTTGATAAAGCAAAACTGCTTGGCAGTAATGATGATATAACTGTGGCTATTTATAAATACTAA